From Streptomyces chrestomyceticus JCM 4735, one genomic window encodes:
- a CDS encoding PPOX class F420-dependent oxidoreductase: MSPVHLSETLKEALDSRVFVTVATLQPDGSPHQSVVWVGRNGDDLFFVTGVDKVKVRNLRRDPRLSVTVNPPDEPYGYAVITGTARCESAGSRERMDELAVKYTGKTYAEHHPESYATLPELVTVHVTPEKVASRFL; encoded by the coding sequence GTGAGCCCGGTCCACCTGTCCGAGACATTGAAAGAAGCCCTCGATTCCAGAGTCTTCGTCACCGTGGCGACCCTTCAGCCTGACGGGAGCCCTCACCAATCAGTGGTCTGGGTGGGGAGGAACGGTGACGATCTTTTCTTCGTGACCGGTGTCGACAAGGTCAAGGTGCGCAATCTGCGGCGCGACCCCCGGCTGAGCGTGACGGTCAACCCACCGGACGAGCCCTACGGATACGCGGTGATCACCGGCACGGCCCGGTGCGAGAGTGCGGGCAGCCGCGAGCGCATGGACGAACTGGCCGTCAAATACACCGGCAAGACCTACGCCGAACATCATCCGGAGTCGTACGCCACCCTCCCGGAACTGGTCACCGTCCACGTCACGCCCGAAAAGGTCGCGTCACGGTTTCTGTGA
- a CDS encoding TniQ family protein: MTPRPLPRTLAPLEDESLVGLILRLAQHTGSSPAVIATRMGLTDRVGIHVPAGSLLALPPQRLAEAAHVAGLSLSEMENLLLAPLGERYGPLSQAHAPWYGPQLLTNPRRWVNLRSTQFCERCLAGRDNPLGAELGGSWKRHWHLPVVFVCVEHRRTLRRCCTSCGRPAHATRQGLIAHATYEGLHPIQCRAPSIFQTDFRERAVCGAYMSDRSRGRIVAKDRATREEIIDVQRRIDALLSPDGPAETQSCGEPVSVAQYFMDLRAVTALIYASWPQARPLAATEVLARAIECEAAGRHRSSRGLRSRVMGAPSRDYFLAPPATALTTGAILGIADRLLRATDRSEERTELVALYRREVEECHALGSRHVKDLVVSPPLSCILGLAPRPRRAATRGASQTPAAEAG; encoded by the coding sequence ATGACCCCACGCCCCCTGCCCCGTACTCTCGCGCCCCTCGAGGACGAATCGCTCGTGGGACTGATCCTGCGCCTGGCCCAGCACACGGGGAGTTCACCCGCGGTCATCGCCACGCGCATGGGCCTCACGGACCGAGTGGGAATCCATGTGCCGGCGGGATCACTTCTTGCCCTCCCTCCGCAAAGGCTCGCCGAAGCTGCGCATGTGGCGGGCCTGTCGCTCTCCGAGATGGAGAACCTCTTGCTGGCTCCCCTCGGCGAGCGTTATGGACCACTGAGCCAAGCGCACGCTCCGTGGTACGGGCCTCAACTCCTCACTAACCCCCGGCGATGGGTCAACCTGCGTAGCACGCAGTTCTGCGAGCGCTGCTTGGCCGGAAGGGACAACCCTCTGGGTGCCGAACTCGGTGGCTCGTGGAAGAGGCACTGGCACCTGCCGGTGGTCTTCGTCTGCGTCGAGCACCGCCGCACGCTCCGACGCTGCTGCACCTCCTGTGGGCGCCCCGCCCACGCCACCCGGCAAGGACTCATCGCTCATGCCACCTATGAAGGATTGCACCCCATCCAGTGTCGCGCACCGTCCATCTTCCAGACCGACTTCAGGGAAAGGGCTGTGTGCGGCGCTTACATGTCCGACAGGTCGCGCGGCCGGATCGTGGCGAAGGACCGTGCGACACGAGAGGAGATCATCGATGTCCAGAGGCGCATTGATGCACTGCTTTCTCCCGACGGTCCGGCCGAGACCCAGAGCTGTGGGGAACCTGTCTCTGTGGCGCAGTACTTCATGGACCTGCGGGCCGTCACCGCGTTGATCTACGCGTCCTGGCCTCAGGCGCGCCCTCTGGCGGCAACGGAGGTGCTGGCCAGGGCCATTGAGTGCGAGGCTGCAGGTCGCCACCGAAGTTCCCGGGGCCTTCGCAGCCGGGTCATGGGGGCTCCGTCCCGCGACTACTTCCTCGCGCCTCCCGCCACGGCACTCACGACCGGTGCCATTCTGGGGATCGCGGACCGACTCCTCAGAGCGACGGACCGCTCTGAGGAACGAACCGAGCTCGTTGCCCTCTACCGGCGTGAAGTGGAGGAATGCCACGCGCTCGGCTCCAGGCACGTGAAAGATCTCGTAGTATCCCCACCCCTGAGCTGTATTCTCGGCCTGGCTCCGCGGCCGCGCAGGGCCGCTACCCGCGGCGCTTCGCAGACGCCGGCAGCGGAAGCGGGGTGA
- a CDS encoding TnsA-like heteromeric transposase endonuclease subunit codes for MWTDLLVPVSLDAGRGDLDLSVGWADRWTATWKYAGDEVTGPVRHLGQVPVASRGPMRGFTWRREQEHRPGLESLMATGRLHGFESLEEDQFLVALDFAGDLVEVLAQPLRIRFRSAEKWRRHTPDFLAVTRAGTWLIDVRPRHLIAPEDLESFAAADEVAVACGWHYVVAAEWRPHVRSTLSALYGKRRPTHDVLGVQGDLLAQAEGGVTFGELAAAQAYWPVARAQLLHLLWHRRLGIDLSQPLTDRTRVVRAGGVS; via the coding sequence ATGTGGACGGATCTGCTGGTGCCGGTCTCACTGGATGCGGGGCGGGGTGACCTGGATCTGTCCGTCGGCTGGGCGGACCGGTGGACCGCAACCTGGAAGTACGCCGGGGACGAGGTGACGGGTCCGGTCCGGCACCTGGGACAGGTACCGGTGGCGAGTCGTGGGCCGATGCGAGGGTTCACCTGGAGGCGGGAGCAGGAGCACCGGCCCGGTCTGGAGTCTTTGATGGCCACCGGCCGGCTGCATGGGTTCGAGAGCCTCGAAGAGGATCAGTTCCTCGTCGCCCTGGACTTTGCTGGCGATCTGGTCGAGGTGCTGGCGCAGCCCCTGCGTATTCGGTTTCGTTCGGCGGAGAAGTGGCGCAGGCACACGCCCGACTTCCTCGCGGTCACGCGGGCAGGTACCTGGCTGATCGATGTCCGGCCCCGGCATCTGATCGCGCCCGAAGACTTGGAGTCCTTCGCGGCGGCCGATGAAGTGGCGGTGGCCTGCGGGTGGCATTACGTGGTCGCGGCTGAGTGGCGGCCCCATGTGCGGTCCACACTCAGCGCGTTGTACGGAAAGCGCCGTCCGACGCATGACGTGCTCGGTGTCCAGGGTGATCTGCTGGCTCAGGCCGAGGGCGGTGTGACGTTCGGGGAGTTGGCGGCTGCGCAGGCGTACTGGCCTGTGGCGCGTGCCCAGCTGCTGCACTTGTTGTGGCACCGCAGGCTCGGGATCGACCTCTCGCAACCGTTGACGGACCGGACGCGGGTGGTGCGGGCGGGAGGTGTCTCGTGA
- a CDS encoding ATP-binding protein has translation MSDQAPEETERPVPFLRLGPRPDRTTHEGWQEFRRTRELFVPVKKISVAEYGLMSPRKKSLYDLHRAATHVNMRMEETPMSAVVTTLMRSRIQNNAMRIGPSTLDGLMINGGGYQGKTETACRTAAEFEDTWRDLFEKNRAYYFDPMPGTRDIIAPVAYCQTPVKATPIGLCEAILDYYGAPYGKNLRGMIRNVRASIKAHATTVLIIDDITRLKMHREDDQDTLDLIRGLMDLDVTLVLIGVNIPRSGLLREGWHDPRTKQWVYEPLKKGKSYNPDASTQTERRFDLVNLDPFDFTTDAGTAAFVDHLESTENQIRLFNAGPGTLSAGAMPEYLRRRTHGIIGLLRRLIEDGLTKAMESGLEDLTIGLLDEITINLGNIPGQYGVRDAESGEIPDVDTSPEPEQGPERKVETKSVKPRKRRNTVLDDRGSPPAAEA, from the coding sequence ATGAGTGACCAGGCCCCGGAGGAGACGGAGAGGCCCGTACCGTTCCTGCGCCTCGGCCCCCGGCCGGACCGGACGACTCATGAGGGCTGGCAGGAGTTCCGAAGGACGCGCGAGCTGTTCGTGCCGGTCAAGAAGATTTCCGTGGCCGAGTACGGGCTGATGAGTCCGCGCAAGAAGTCGCTGTACGACCTGCATCGCGCTGCCACGCACGTCAACATGCGGATGGAGGAGACTCCGATGAGCGCGGTGGTCACCACGCTCATGCGCTCTCGGATCCAGAACAACGCGATGCGCATCGGTCCGAGCACCCTCGACGGACTGATGATCAACGGCGGCGGCTACCAGGGCAAGACCGAGACCGCCTGCCGGACCGCCGCCGAATTCGAGGACACATGGCGCGACTTGTTCGAGAAGAACCGCGCCTACTACTTCGACCCGATGCCCGGCACCCGGGACATCATCGCGCCGGTCGCCTACTGCCAGACCCCGGTCAAGGCCACCCCGATCGGCCTGTGCGAGGCGATCCTCGACTACTACGGCGCCCCCTATGGCAAGAACCTGCGCGGCATGATCCGCAACGTCCGGGCATCGATCAAGGCGCACGCCACCACCGTCCTGATCATTGACGACATCACTCGTCTGAAAATGCACCGGGAGGACGACCAGGACACTCTCGACCTCATCCGGGGCCTGATGGACCTGGATGTCACGCTCGTCCTCATCGGCGTCAACATCCCCCGCTCCGGGCTGCTCAGGGAAGGCTGGCACGACCCGCGCACCAAGCAGTGGGTCTACGAGCCCCTGAAGAAGGGCAAGAGCTACAACCCTGATGCCTCCACCCAGACCGAACGCCGCTTCGACCTGGTCAACCTCGACCCGTTCGACTTCACCACGGACGCCGGGACCGCAGCGTTCGTCGATCACCTCGAATCCACGGAGAACCAGATCCGGCTCTTCAACGCCGGACCGGGCACGCTGTCCGCAGGAGCGATGCCCGAGTACCTCCGCCGCCGGACCCACGGCATCATCGGCCTCCTGCGGCGGCTGATCGAGGACGGACTGACCAAGGCCATGGAGAGCGGTCTGGAGGATCTAACCATCGGCCTCCTTGACGAGATCACCATCAACCTGGGCAACATCCCCGGCCAGTACGGCGTGCGGGACGCCGAATCCGGTGAGATCCCCGACGTCGACACCTCCCCGGAACCGGAGCAAGGGCCGGAGCGGAAGGTGGAGACGAAGAGCGTGAAGCCCCGGAAGAGGCGGAACACGGTCTTGGACGACCGCGGCAGTCCTCCGGCGGCCGAGGCATGA
- a CDS encoding transposase — translation MEQRFAHLMEINCGFRSGDPFRPEPGEPRPESDPDHTTLTERREAKAAELSVLRPEEAKLLLGVAHVGARTLERWEKRRRKYGIVGCADHRWLRSSGGHPSISEEVREAIFAVRQETQQHRSRVSARTREIMIRRYVRETFEIANEAEGQEENEKGSKGREIKVPSYHTLLRVWKEWFGPGGARPKYERSAELPTKNGHVLVTRPGQVVALDTTILPVMVRENVFGDPVTVHFTLALDVYTHSICAFRLTLVSDSSVDVAMMLRDVMLPLPMREEWGEDMEWPYPGLPAAVVAEFAGHKVAALPFFNPETITSDHGSVYRNHHLVDVQEAMGCRILPARVLRPQDKAAVERTFGGIRSLVFEKLPGYTGVDVADRGADPEGSAVLTLSQMEHYIATWVVGIWQNRRLGEFAPCWDPGGDHSPNTLFAASFAQGGFDLDIPSPETYYRFLPEHHVKRIYRRGVKVKGLWYDAELLHQPDLQSARGGRYKKQWVIHREPRDRRMVFFHDPDTHEWHELRWTGLPPEGEMPAFGDARVEELLTRVREAGLKPRSDSDLVPILLEMLGAVDPVANWPSQLTKSQRTQHAGEITQARAAAADRPKPSKSSQATDAPPRLAAVGVRETEPPWRERAREATESLDAHRRRRREAAGPRKPPESALLGSSRRGRNLFVIADDDAPPDAPATDQQSRDAQATDEERNE, via the coding sequence ATGGAACAGCGCTTCGCTCACCTGATGGAGATCAACTGCGGTTTTCGGAGCGGTGATCCGTTCCGTCCCGAGCCGGGAGAGCCGCGCCCCGAGTCCGACCCGGACCATACGACGCTGACCGAGCGGCGGGAGGCGAAGGCAGCCGAGTTGTCGGTGTTGCGGCCCGAGGAGGCGAAGCTGCTCTTGGGCGTCGCCCATGTCGGGGCGCGCACCCTTGAGCGCTGGGAGAAACGGCGCAGGAAGTACGGGATCGTGGGCTGCGCCGATCATCGATGGCTGCGGTCGAGCGGGGGACATCCGAGTATCAGCGAGGAGGTCCGTGAGGCGATCTTCGCGGTACGGCAAGAGACGCAGCAGCACCGGTCCCGCGTGAGCGCACGGACCCGCGAGATCATGATCCGGCGCTATGTGCGGGAGACCTTCGAGATCGCGAACGAGGCCGAGGGCCAGGAGGAAAACGAGAAGGGCAGCAAGGGGCGGGAGATCAAGGTCCCGAGCTATCACACGCTGCTGCGGGTGTGGAAGGAATGGTTCGGACCGGGCGGGGCCCGACCGAAGTACGAGCGCTCGGCCGAACTCCCCACCAAGAACGGGCACGTGCTCGTGACCCGCCCCGGGCAGGTCGTCGCGCTGGACACGACGATCCTGCCGGTGATGGTCCGCGAGAACGTCTTCGGAGATCCGGTCACCGTCCACTTCACCCTGGCGCTGGACGTCTACACCCACTCCATCTGCGCCTTCCGGCTCACGCTGGTGTCGGACTCCTCGGTGGACGTCGCGATGATGCTGCGCGACGTCATGCTGCCGCTGCCTATGCGCGAGGAGTGGGGCGAGGACATGGAGTGGCCTTACCCAGGGCTGCCGGCCGCCGTGGTCGCCGAGTTCGCCGGTCACAAGGTGGCCGCCCTGCCGTTCTTCAACCCCGAGACCATCACCTCCGACCACGGCTCCGTCTACCGCAACCACCATCTTGTGGACGTCCAGGAGGCGATGGGCTGCCGGATCCTGCCGGCTCGCGTTCTGCGCCCCCAGGACAAGGCCGCGGTGGAGCGCACTTTCGGCGGTATCCGCTCGCTGGTGTTCGAGAAGTTGCCCGGCTACACGGGAGTCGACGTCGCCGACCGCGGTGCCGACCCGGAGGGCAGCGCCGTGCTGACCCTCAGCCAGATGGAACATTACATCGCCACCTGGGTAGTGGGTATCTGGCAGAACCGCAGGCTCGGCGAGTTCGCCCCCTGTTGGGATCCGGGTGGCGACCACAGCCCCAACACCCTGTTCGCCGCCTCCTTCGCGCAGGGAGGCTTCGACCTGGACATCCCGTCACCGGAGACGTACTACCGCTTCCTGCCCGAGCACCACGTGAAGCGGATCTACCGGCGGGGTGTGAAGGTCAAAGGGCTCTGGTACGACGCCGAGTTGCTGCACCAGCCCGACCTGCAATCCGCCCGGGGCGGCCGGTACAAGAAGCAGTGGGTCATCCACCGCGAACCGCGGGACCGACGGATGGTGTTCTTCCATGATCCCGATACGCACGAGTGGCATGAGCTGCGCTGGACGGGCCTGCCTCCGGAGGGCGAGATGCCGGCCTTCGGGGATGCACGGGTCGAGGAACTCCTCACGCGCGTACGGGAAGCGGGGCTGAAGCCGCGCTCCGACAGTGACCTCGTCCCGATCCTCCTGGAGATGCTGGGCGCGGTCGACCCGGTCGCGAACTGGCCGTCGCAGCTGACCAAGTCCCAGCGCACCCAGCACGCAGGGGAGATCACCCAAGCTCGGGCGGCGGCCGCGGACCGGCCGAAGCCGTCAAAGTCGTCGCAGGCGACGGACGCACCGCCGCGACTGGCCGCTGTCGGTGTGCGTGAAACGGAACCACCGTGGCGGGAGAGGGCCCGGGAGGCCACCGAGAGCCTGGACGCCCACCGGCGCAGGCGTCGCGAGGCGGCCGGGCCACGGAAGCCGCCGGAGTCGGCTCTGCTCGGCTCCAGCCGCCGTGGCCGCAACCTCTTCGTCATCGCGGACGACGACGCCCCACCCGACGCACCAGCCACAGACCAGCAAAGCCGTGATGCGCAAGCGACGGACGAGGAGCGAAATGAGTGA
- a CDS encoding DEAD/DEAH box helicase family protein — translation MALESSVLESRFTDLALASANFGFLLPHEPLLVLHGASCEARAVTAPAEAVVAAGQFGEVLAAELGRRAGVRLPTGDQQARLDLLSRAGMLPGPVRDAFNDLHRFDGGAHDERGVAAHLVGRCFALAVWLFRALTGDPEPMTFVHASASDLRVLAQRVAALEEDLPRLRREFEQRVAPTPLAVAEREQLIVSARAAAYEPLREADISAEVQRRLAKAGWDVLAAGEESQLNRSLGCVLVQPRLAAGLRADMLLTVGGQVVGIVECKRDGIDLDEAMEQAGALAKAPAGSLPWPVWRSPLPYRYVSDGRRLLFRDANDAESHARLVSGFHQPRTLARWQREAEADGAAPTYRARQAAYLQRQDEGFDQLRIAQRGAVMAIEQALAAGQRRALVQMATGFGASFTGVFTAYRQLHYARAGRILFVTDRKLAVHQLIAQLRQFSMPDGERPLGDVYHVQELTAHGLAPSASVAVATVQRLSAMLAGTPAAEDGSESVSAYETAERQAHPDATPLEVTYCETLPPDAFDLVIVDDCHRALYGQRRALLEYFDAPVVGFSATPTATVLGFFKGNLVNSYSYEQAVADGVAVDYSVYQIQVDGDRQSAFATPVDAVGVQSRSSRRARYEDLDEELAFTVGQGPARAVPSERLATVVTAFRNALPTLFPDRMQHGGGLLGVPKTVVLAQDGLHADEVVERVRDVFGAGDVFCRRIAPRDAYAADLLREFRTTPEFRIAVVTDLISGNSDMRVMECLLILREVRSAAYYEQLLAMGTQTISSAELRAVTPGADAKAQLVVVDAAGASRHLQPLVNVTDASGQRGRAALERLLHRATDGRATPQETAELAVRLARLIPTLSDADGAEIRKLAGRPLQELATRLLDSVDSDHLTSLRRAGGKRAVEDERREALYPLTEDLQLQEVLLDLYDRPAPARGTTSGSRGRRQDKMVGRRLAEFVERSGPFNSAQLWWIEKIADVVATETRFDPAYLDSIPFSARGGTDGFLDAFGPDAAIDLLDELRRALA, via the coding sequence GTGGCTCTGGAGTCGAGCGTGCTCGAAAGCCGGTTCACGGACCTGGCTCTGGCGTCAGCCAATTTCGGATTCCTGCTCCCCCACGAACCGCTTCTTGTTCTTCACGGCGCATCCTGTGAGGCCCGCGCGGTTACTGCTCCCGCTGAAGCAGTGGTGGCGGCAGGCCAGTTCGGTGAGGTTCTTGCCGCTGAGCTCGGCCGCCGGGCCGGGGTGCGCCTGCCTACGGGCGATCAGCAGGCCCGTCTGGACCTCCTGTCTCGAGCCGGGATGCTTCCCGGGCCGGTTCGGGACGCGTTCAACGACCTTCACCGCTTCGACGGCGGCGCGCATGATGAGCGGGGCGTGGCGGCGCATCTGGTCGGGCGCTGCTTCGCGCTGGCCGTCTGGCTCTTCCGCGCCCTGACCGGCGACCCGGAGCCGATGACCTTCGTCCACGCCTCAGCATCCGATCTGCGGGTTTTGGCGCAGCGGGTTGCTGCGCTGGAAGAGGACCTGCCCCGCCTGCGCCGCGAATTCGAACAGCGCGTCGCTCCCACGCCCCTGGCGGTCGCCGAACGTGAACAACTGATCGTCAGCGCACGCGCTGCCGCCTATGAACCGCTGCGCGAAGCCGACATTTCCGCGGAAGTGCAGCGCAGGCTCGCTAAGGCGGGGTGGGACGTCCTGGCCGCTGGCGAGGAGTCTCAGCTCAACCGTTCCCTGGGCTGCGTCCTGGTGCAGCCCCGCTTGGCCGCAGGTCTCCGCGCGGACATGCTGCTGACGGTCGGCGGACAGGTGGTCGGGATCGTCGAGTGCAAGCGGGACGGCATCGATCTCGACGAGGCTATGGAGCAGGCGGGCGCACTGGCGAAGGCCCCGGCGGGCTCCCTGCCGTGGCCCGTGTGGCGCTCGCCGCTGCCGTACCGGTATGTGAGCGATGGTCGGCGTCTGCTGTTCCGCGACGCCAATGACGCCGAATCCCACGCGCGCCTGGTCAGCGGCTTCCATCAGCCCCGCACGCTGGCCCGCTGGCAGCGCGAAGCGGAGGCGGACGGCGCGGCACCGACCTACCGGGCCCGCCAGGCCGCCTACCTGCAGCGGCAGGACGAGGGGTTCGACCAGCTGCGCATTGCCCAGCGCGGGGCGGTAATGGCCATCGAGCAGGCCCTCGCGGCCGGTCAGCGGCGCGCCCTGGTGCAGATGGCCACTGGCTTCGGGGCGAGCTTCACCGGGGTTTTCACCGCCTACCGGCAGCTCCACTACGCGCGTGCGGGCCGGATCCTGTTCGTGACCGACCGCAAGCTCGCCGTGCACCAACTGATCGCACAGCTGCGCCAGTTCAGCATGCCGGACGGAGAGCGCCCTCTCGGTGACGTGTACCACGTCCAGGAACTGACCGCGCACGGCCTGGCCCCGTCGGCTTCCGTGGCCGTGGCCACGGTGCAGCGTCTGTCGGCCATGCTCGCCGGCACCCCAGCAGCCGAGGACGGATCCGAGAGCGTGTCGGCGTACGAGACCGCCGAACGGCAGGCGCATCCCGATGCCACACCCCTGGAAGTGACCTACTGCGAGACGCTGCCGCCCGACGCATTCGATCTCGTCATCGTCGACGACTGCCACCGCGCGCTGTACGGACAGCGGCGTGCCCTTCTCGAATACTTCGATGCTCCCGTCGTCGGATTCAGCGCGACGCCGACCGCTACCGTGCTGGGATTCTTCAAGGGCAACCTGGTCAACTCCTACAGCTATGAACAGGCCGTCGCCGACGGCGTCGCCGTGGACTACTCCGTTTACCAGATCCAGGTCGACGGCGACCGGCAGTCGGCGTTTGCCACACCTGTCGACGCGGTCGGTGTGCAATCCCGCAGCTCGCGCCGCGCCCGATACGAGGATCTGGACGAGGAGCTGGCCTTCACCGTAGGGCAGGGCCCGGCAAGGGCTGTCCCGTCTGAGCGCCTGGCCACCGTGGTGACGGCTTTCCGTAACGCGCTGCCGACCCTGTTCCCCGATCGGATGCAGCACGGCGGCGGGCTCCTCGGGGTCCCCAAGACCGTGGTGCTGGCGCAGGACGGACTGCATGCGGACGAGGTCGTGGAGCGCGTCCGCGACGTGTTCGGCGCCGGGGACGTCTTCTGCCGACGGATCGCGCCGCGCGACGCGTATGCGGCGGACCTGCTGCGGGAGTTCCGCACGACGCCGGAGTTCCGGATCGCGGTCGTGACGGATCTGATCTCTGGGAACAGTGACATGCGGGTGATGGAGTGCCTGCTGATCCTGCGCGAGGTGCGCTCCGCCGCCTACTACGAGCAGCTGCTGGCCATGGGAACGCAGACCATCTCGTCCGCGGAGCTGCGCGCCGTCACCCCGGGAGCGGATGCCAAGGCGCAGCTCGTGGTCGTCGATGCGGCGGGCGCTTCGCGTCACCTCCAGCCGCTGGTGAACGTGACGGATGCATCCGGGCAGAGGGGACGGGCCGCCTTGGAGCGCCTGCTGCACCGAGCCACTGACGGCCGGGCGACGCCGCAGGAGACAGCCGAACTCGCCGTCCGGCTCGCCCGGCTCATCCCCACGCTCAGTGACGCCGACGGCGCCGAGATCCGCAAGCTGGCGGGCCGGCCTCTGCAGGAGCTGGCGACCCGTCTCCTCGACTCGGTCGACTCGGACCACCTGACATCGCTGCGCCGGGCGGGAGGCAAGAGAGCCGTCGAGGACGAGCGGCGCGAGGCCCTCTACCCGCTCACCGAGGACCTCCAACTCCAAGAGGTGCTGCTCGACCTGTACGACCGGCCGGCCCCTGCTCGGGGAACGACATCCGGCAGCCGGGGGCGCCGCCAAGACAAGATGGTGGGCCGGCGTCTGGCCGAGTTCGTCGAGCGGTCCGGACCCTTTAACTCCGCCCAGCTGTGGTGGATCGAGAAGATCGCGGATGTGGTGGCCACCGAGACGCGCTTCGACCCGGCGTATCTCGACAGCATCCCCTTCTCGGCGCGCGGCGGCACGGACGGCTTCCTTGACGCCTTCGGGCCCGACGCCGCTATCGACCTCCTGGACGAACTGCGCAGGGCCCTGGCGTGA
- a CDS encoding class I SAM-dependent DNA methyltransferase — MNPTVSSRPGHDQALVDRLWNYANVLRDNGTSGLELIEQLSSLIVLKRAHEQRQRPLNGRDTLGFDAWEQLTSTERDSLIPAYEQILDQLAARPGTLGLLFRRAQNRIPDPALLHRLIVDVVDRYQWSSADIGAVFEALLARMSTDTKTGAGQYFTPRPLIEAIVQCMQPGIDDTVSDPACGTGGFLIKAFDYLVDHFPSGVTAAQRKRLDQSTFFGTELVDATARLATTNLVLHGVTRADETHPCITVGDALARPPVRRATLVLTNPPFGRRSTSEEPYREDFWTLTTSRQLNFLQHIHSLLETDGRAAVVVPDSVLFEGGPGELIRQRLLSACDVHTLLRLPVGIFYASGLKASVLFFDKPEPRPDGSPSTTRLWVYDLRSLHTSTAKPTTPAGPDYSDFVSAYRPGRPRSERVETPLFRSFAVQDLLARPGVNLDLQVAEPPPGPFALQEPEADLHRMAQEITAELGAALAEFASLTEALRPYGVHADGPDREAER, encoded by the coding sequence GTGAACCCCACCGTCTCCTCCCGCCCCGGACACGACCAGGCCCTGGTGGACCGGCTGTGGAACTACGCCAACGTGCTGCGCGACAACGGCACCTCGGGCCTGGAGCTCATCGAGCAGCTCTCCAGCCTGATCGTCCTCAAGCGCGCCCATGAACAACGCCAACGCCCCCTCAACGGGCGCGACACCCTCGGCTTCGACGCATGGGAGCAGCTCACCTCGACCGAGCGCGACTCCCTCATCCCGGCGTACGAGCAGATCCTGGACCAGCTCGCCGCCCGGCCCGGAACGCTCGGGCTGCTCTTCCGGCGGGCACAAAACCGCATCCCGGACCCTGCCCTCCTACACCGCTTGATCGTCGACGTGGTGGACCGCTACCAGTGGTCCTCAGCCGACATCGGCGCTGTCTTCGAGGCGCTGCTGGCCCGCATGAGCACGGACACGAAGACCGGCGCCGGCCAGTACTTCACGCCCCGGCCGCTGATCGAGGCGATCGTGCAGTGCATGCAGCCCGGCATCGACGACACGGTCTCCGACCCAGCCTGCGGCACCGGTGGTTTCCTGATCAAAGCCTTCGACTACCTGGTCGACCACTTTCCTTCAGGTGTCACCGCGGCTCAGCGTAAGCGGCTCGACCAGAGCACCTTCTTCGGCACCGAACTCGTCGACGCCACCGCGCGGCTGGCCACGACGAACCTCGTCCTGCACGGCGTCACCCGGGCCGACGAGACCCACCCGTGTATCACCGTCGGGGACGCCCTGGCCCGCCCACCGGTGCGGCGGGCGACGCTGGTGCTCACCAACCCTCCGTTCGGGCGCCGCTCCACCAGCGAGGAGCCCTACCGGGAGGACTTCTGGACCCTCACCACCAGCCGGCAGCTCAACTTCCTCCAGCACATCCACAGCCTGCTGGAGACCGACGGCCGCGCCGCTGTCGTGGTACCCGACAGTGTGCTGTTCGAAGGCGGGCCGGGTGAGCTGATCCGGCAGCGCCTGCTGTCCGCGTGCGACGTCCACACCCTGCTGCGGCTTCCCGTGGGCATCTTCTACGCCAGCGGTCTCAAGGCCAGCGTCCTGTTCTTCGACAAGCCCGAACCGCGCCCCGACGGCAGCCCGTCCACGACACGGTTGTGGGTGTACGACCTGCGCTCCCTGCACACGTCGACGGCCAAGCCCACGACACCAGCCGGTCCCGACTACAGCGACTTCGTGTCCGCCTACCGGCCCGGCCGACCCCGCAGTGAACGAGTCGAGACCCCCCTCTTCCGATCCTTCGCCGTCCAGGACCTGCTCGCCCGGCCCGGCGTCAACCTGGACCTTCAGGTCGCCGAACCCCCGCCCGGGCCCTTCGCACTGCAAGAGCCCGAGGCCGACCTGCACCGCATGGCCCAGGAGATCACCGCTGAGCTGGGCGCCGCCCTGGCCGAATTCGCCTCCCTGACTGAAGCACTGCGCCCCTACGGTGTGCACGCGGACGGCCCGGATCGTGAGGCGGAGCGGTGA
- a CDS encoding TetR/AcrR family transcriptional regulator, producing MRADAARNLDTVLQTGARLLARDPGTSIAAIAAAAGVDRRTVYRRFETREALMTAVHAAKLDACEKVVAEARLTEAPVTVALHRYAEGIITVSRRWPVDVRQVQDEAVAARLCRLIGQLDAFMARAVREGVIRPGLPDRWARSLLIHLTNVASHEMPELTTAQGADMVVQSLITGLGPA from the coding sequence ATGAGAGCTGACGCGGCACGCAACCTGGACACGGTCCTGCAGACCGGAGCACGCCTGCTGGCGCGCGACCCCGGCACGAGCATCGCGGCGATCGCGGCGGCAGCGGGCGTCGACCGGCGCACCGTCTACCGCCGCTTCGAGACCCGCGAAGCCCTCATGACCGCTGTCCATGCGGCCAAGCTCGACGCCTGCGAGAAGGTCGTCGCCGAGGCGCGGCTGACCGAGGCGCCTGTGACGGTGGCGCTGCACAGATACGCGGAGGGCATCATCACCGTCAGCAGGAGGTGGCCGGTCGACGTGCGGCAAGTGCAGGACGAGGCGGTCGCCGCCCGCCTCTGCCGACTGATCGGGCAACTCGACGCTTTCATGGCCCGCGCAGTGCGCGAGGGCGTCATCCGCCCTGGCCTTCCGGACCGCTGGGCCCGCTCCCTGCTCATCCACCTCACCAACGTCGCCTCGCACGAGATGCCGGAGCTGACCACCGCACAGGGAGCCGACATGGTCGTCCAGTCCCTGATCACCGGACTCGGCCCCGCCTGA